TCGCGGCGGTCAGGAACCGGCACGCCTCTTCGAGCACCTTTTCGGAGAGCACTTCGTCGGGCGCGTCCACGGGCTTGCGCAGCGTGACGAGTTGCTTCGTCTGAATCATGTGCGCCATCAGCGGCCCGCTGTTCGGGCTGTAGTCCATCGTTTCGAGTTCGGCGGCGTAGGCGTTGAGGTCGTCGCGCAGGTCGTCCTCTTTGGTGAGGAAGCGCGCGAGCAGGATCGGCGACCCGTTGGGGAGCCGGAGCTCGCCGCTCGTCCAGCCCAGGTCGTCGCCCCTAAAGTGCGGCTCCACGGTGAGCCCGCGCGCGTGCAGGTGCGCGGCGAGCGCGGCGGGCGGGGACTCGACTTCCGATCGTCCGAACACGCGGTACCACATATCGGCACGTCACCACAAACACAGGAACGGGCACAGCTAACAATTGCGCCCCTAGCGCTTCTTCTCGACGTACTTCTTCGGTTCCGGTTCGCTCACGATCTTCAGCAATTCCGTGACGATGTCGTCGCTGTTGCGGCCCTCGGCCTGGGCCTGGAAGTTCGCGCTGACCCGGTGGCGCAGAACGGGGATCGCGGCCTTCTTGATGTCGTCGATGGCGACGCTGGGCCGGCCGTCCATCGCGGCGAACGCCTGACCCGCTTGCGCGAGAAAGATGCCCGCGCGCGGCCCGGCGCCCCAATCCACGAGGCGCTTGATGAGGTCGGGCGCGCTCGGGTCTTTGGGCCGCGTCGCGCGCACCAGTTTCACGATGAACTCGTTGACGAACGGCGGCACTTCCACCTTCTTCACCAGCTTCTGCCACGCGACGATGCGCTCCGCGGTCAGCACCTTTGTGAGTTCCGGCTTCTCGCCGCGCGTGCTCATCAGGACGATCTGGCGCTCGTCCTCCAGGGTGGGGTAATCGACCTTCACGTTGAACATGAAGCGGTCGAGTTGCGCTTCGGGGAGCGGGTACGTGCCTTCCTGTTCGATCGGGTTTTGAGTCGCGATCACGAAGAACGGCTCGGGCAGCTTCATCGTCTCCTGGCCCGCGGTCACCTGGCGCTCCTGCATCGCCTCGAGGAGCGCGGCCTGCGTCTTGGGCGGGGTCCGGTTGATCTCGTCGGCCAGCACGATGTTCGCGAAGATCGGCCCGCGCACGAACCGGAACTCGCGCTTGCCCTCGGCGGTCTCGTCGAGCACCGTCGTGCCCGTGATGTCCGAGGGCATCAGGTCCGGGGTGAACTGCACGCGCTTGAACGCGATGCTCAGGATCTGCGCGATGGAGCTGACCATCAGCGTCTTCGCGAGCCCGGGCACGCCCACCAGGAGGCAGTGCCCGCGGGTGAAGATCGCGGCCAGAACTTGCTCAATGACCTCGCCCTGCCCGACGACCACCTGCCGGAGCTGATCGAGCATCGCGACGCGGTCGGCGGAGAATTTGTTCAGGTAGTCCGTGAAGCGATCATCGGCCACGGGGTCGGCTCCGGTGCGGTTGGGGAACGCGAAACCCCATTTTACCAATTCGCGCGCCCGCCGGAGTAGCGAAGGGCGTTTCGCGCTCCTCACCGCCGGCGCGGGCGCGCGGCGGGGGCTCACCACCCCAGTTTGGGCATCCGCGCGTCGCCCGGCTGTCGCGGCCCGGGGGCCAGCGCCACCAAGTCGGCCCGCCGCGCGCCGAGGAACCCGACCCGGATACCGTTGCGCCGCAGTTCGGCCGTCGCCCGGGCGTTCACGACCAGCAACGTGATCGTGCCCCCGCACAGGACGAGTAGGCACAGCCCGAGCACAACTGCCGTGGCCGTGCCGTACAGCTTCGAGGCGAGCAGGAACACGACGACCAGCGAGACCACGCCCAGGAGCACCGCCGCAGTAGCGGCGACAAGAAACGCGGTGGACGTCTCCCCCGCACCGTCTCCTGCTCCCGCGAGGCCTAAACCGACGCCCGCGCACACGAGCAGGATCTGGAGCAGGATGATCCGAATGAGCCACTTCTGGTACCGAGCGATCGCCAGCAGTTCCGTGTCCGGCCGCTCCCGGGCCACTCCCGGCGCCGGGGATAGGGCCGAGCCACTCGGGGCCGGGGCCGAGCGGTGTGTCGGCGGAAGCACGTCATCGATTGGTCGTTCAAACAGCGGGCGCTCGCTCACGGCGATCTCCTCGGGTGCAACGCCGGCAATCTCTACCCGGCAGGATATCGTTTCCGCGTCGGGCCGGAGCGCCGGTGCGGGCGAACGGCGCGGCGTGAGCCCGCCGGTACTGTCCCCAAGTGGACCTGCACTGCACCGCTGGCACCTCAAAAGATCGGCGGCGCCCTCGCACTTGGTAGCACCGGCGGGCTTATGCCGCGCCGTTAGGGTGCCGTTCAGTCCGAGTCTCCCTGTGCCGGGCCGAGTAGCAATTCAGGCAGACCGGCCTTACGTAACTGGTGGATCTGTGTGCGGGATAACTCGGTCTTCGGGTCGAACTCGGCCCGCCCGACGAGATAGAACCCAGTCAGCAGGCGGTCCCGGACGACGTCCTGAAGCCGCTTGGCTTCGGCGTTGCCCCCCGAGGCCACAGAGGTCGCCAGCCACGGACCGCCGAGCCGCCAGTAAATGAGGAGAGCGGTGGCGACCTCCGTGGCGGGACTGTCGGCGATGACCCAGATCGGGGCCAAGCCGTCGTCCCAGTTGTACTGCACAACCCAATCGTGGTGGTCGGCCGGCGGCATTGATTTCCTTCCCAATCACAGCGTCAGTGACCCGACCGTTTTAGATCGCTGTGCCCCTGCCCGAGTGTTGGATCAGCGCGAATCAGATTCTTTCGATTGATATAAACTTCTCAATCGAACAGCCAATTGACCACCCCAATCCTCTGCCAATCGACTGCAAACGTGAGCAATGATTCGGCTGTATTTTTGCCCTCTCCCCTTGCGGGAGAGGGTGGTGAGGCTCTGCGAACCGGGTGAGGGGTAACCGCCTGAATATGGAAGCAACCCCTCACCCCGCCGCGAAGCGCGGCGACCCTCTCCCGCAAGGGGAGAGGGCACAACCAAAACCGCTGGCGCGTCCCACCTTTGCCATTCGTTGCGTGAGTTCGGGGTGGTGCTTGAGGCGCCACCGACGCCCTCGCCATCGTGCCCCCGTACACGGTTACTTCTTCTTGAGCGGGGCCAGCAGGTCGGGCTTCTTGTGCAACAGTGCCACCTCTTCGGCCGTCAGCGCGCGGTCGAAGAGGGCGAACTCGTCCAGGAGCCCGATGTAGCCGAGCGCGAGGTACACGCCCGCTTTCTCGATGTCCCAGCCCATCGCGAGCGCTTGGCCCTTCACTTCGCCGATCCGCTTGCCGTCGATGTACAGGGTGGTGACGGCGTCCGGCTTGCCCGTGTCGAGGTTCTGGAACGTGAGCACCACGTGGTGCCACGCGCCCTCTTTCCAGTCCACGACCCCCGCGCGGACCATCGGTACCTTCGGGTCGGACTCGGGGACCGCCTTCTGCCCCGCGGCGCGGGCCGGGAACGCGCCGTACCGGAGGGCGCGCGGCTTCGCGTCGTTGAAATCGAACCACAGCGCCCCGTTGTCGTACCCCTTCTGGGTGATCTGCACCGGGTCGCAGAACTGCGCCTTGATGAGCCGGTTCGGGTCCGTGTTGCACCACAGCGAGAGGGAGCCGGACCACCCGTCCTTCTTGTACGCGAGGTTGCCCTTCGCCGGGAAGTACAGCCAGCCGTTCTTCGCCGGCGGGCCGGTCGCCTCGAGCGCGCCCCCCGCGACCCCCTTCCCCTTCGCGACCTTCAGCACGGTCGCGTCGATCCCCTTCTCGAAGACGAACTGCCCCTTCTCGGTCGGGTGCGGGAACCGCGTGCCCGCGTCGAGGGCGCCCGCGCCGGCGTCGCCCTTCACGGCCTCGTCGAAGGAGGCGTAAAAGGTGACCGCCTTGCGGACGGCGGGCTCGTCGGCCCGCCCCGGCGCGAGGACCGAGCCGGCGGCGACGAGCGCGAGCCCCAGGCGGGAGACGTGACGCATGCGGGAACTCTCGGGGTGGTGTGCGTGTGGGATCGTCGTAGCGGGTGGGACGAGCCGCGGCCGCAAGGGAGCGGGAACGCCTGGTCCTGGCGCAGCACGAGTGTTGCGGGCAAACGAGCCGCGACCACAAGGGAGCGGGGCGCGGCTCTCCGGGTTACCTTGAGATCACCTGAGTGCGGGCAGTGCCTCCCGCTCCCTTGCCAGTAGTTTCAAGTGATTTGGCAGTGCCGCATGGGAGTTCCTAAGTTCAAGGTTCTCAGGCACTTGAACGGGAGCCTCCCATGCGACGTGGTTACTCTACGATCACCCCGGCGGTGGTCCACGCACTGACGCGCCGAACGTTGGAACGGGCCCTGGGTTGGACCGACTACAAGCGGTCGGTCACGCGCACCCAGTTGCTCGACCTGGTGCTGTTGATCGCGGGCACCACCCGCACGTTGTTCGCGGTAGTGACCCGGTACTTCGGGTTCTCCCACGAGACCGCGCGACAGGCGATGCACGCCAACCGGGGTTCCCGGGACCAACTCACGGCCCGGTTGGTGGATGCCCTTCACCAGGTGGCGGGGTTCACGCGCCGGGACCGGAGGCGCCGGTGGACGTGTGCCATCGATGTGCATTACGTCCCCTTTTATGGGGATCGCAGCACCCCGGGGATCATCGGCGGACCCAAGAAGGCCGGGACCTCGTTCTTTCACGCGTACGCCACCGGGGTACTGATTCACAAGCACCGGCGGTACACCGTGGGGCTGATGAGCGTGACGAAAGGAACCAAGCCGCACCAGCAGGTGCAGACCCTTCTGGACCAGGTGGCGGCCCGCGGGCTCACGGTCCGCGGGGTGGTTCTGGACGCCGGGTTCGACAGCGGGGAGACCCTGTTGCTGTTGCAGGAACGGAACCTGAGCTACACGGTCCCGATGCGCAAGAAGGGCACCGGTACCAACCGCCGCAACGCCAGCTACACCCAACCCCACGGCACCATCACCACCATGGAGTGGGTCACCGAGAAGAGCCGCAAGGCGGTATCGACTCGGGTGCTCGTGTGGCAACGGAAGGGCGAATCGCACGCCCGGGTGTACGCGTTCCGCGGGTGGGGCGATGCGACCGCCGTGTCGGAGGCGAACCGGGCTCGGTTGGGGCGCCGGCGGTACCGAGAGCGGTTCGGGATCGAGACCAGCTATCGGCAGAAGAACCAGGCCCGCGGGTGGACCACCAGCACCAACCCCGAGTACCGGTTGCTGCTCGAGGGCGTGGCCCTGCTGTTGCGCCAGGTGTGGGTGTACCTGACGCTCCGGATCGCTCGGGCACGCGGGCTCGCGCCGACCGCCTGGGTCGCCCAGTTCCCGTTGGCCGAGATGCTCGACTGGCTCACGCAACGGATCCGCTCACGATACCCACGCACACGATGTATTACCCTGCCACACAATACACTTACAACCAACGCAACGCCTTGAAACTACTGTTGCGGTCGCGGCTCGTTACAAGGCACGGCTCCCGGAACCTTGAGGCCACCCGCGTGCGGCCGGAGCGGGTGGAACTTCCCATTTTGGACCGGTTACTTGCTCTCTTTGTCGGCCTGAACTTTCGCTTGTTCCAGGTGAATCTCGGACTCCAGGCGCCGCGCTTTCACCTTGAGGGCGGTCGCGGCGGTTGCTCGTGCGGCCTGGTGCTGGGCGACGGCCCACGTCTCGTACTCCTTCAACACGTCCACCATGCTCTTGTAGAGCGCGACGCGCTCCGGCCCCTTCTCCGCGGCGTCCAGTTCCGCCCGCAGAGCCATCAGGCGCGCTTCGTACACCTCATCGGCCGTCGTGCGCCCGCTTTTGAACAGGGCGGCGATTTGTTCCGCCGCGTCCTTCAAGGCGGTGATCCGCTCCTTCTGGAGCGCCTTGATCTTCTTGGCGGACTCTTCGGCCTTATCTTTATTTAACAGATTGATCTTCTCCTGCGCACCGGCAGGAACCGTCAATAGAGTCGCGACCACGCCGGCCAGGATCAGTAAAGGTGCCCTCATCGTCGACCTCCGGGGGGCTGGCAACCCTTCCCGGGATTGTCGGCTCTCGCAGCGAGGTGTCAAACAGATTTCACGGTCGCAACTCGTTTCTGCTTCTGCGCGCGTACAGCAACGAACGGGGCGGAAGACCCGCGGTCCCCGCGACGCCTTCGGGAACCGCCGCGGGGTCACTTCTGTTCGGGCGCGCTCAAGTACAGAACCTGTACCTTCCGCTTCTCTTTCTTGAACGTGAGGCCGGTTTGCGCCGTCACGATCGGCAGTATCTTCTCGGGGTCGCGATCGGCGGCTTCCGCTTCCTTGTTCGGGTTCCGCACGGTATGATTGTGCCAGGAGAATTTCGGCTCGGCCGGTAGGTCGGTGTCCCATACCATCCGGGTTCCGAGCCGGTACCCGATGAACCGGGCGAACTCGGTAGGGGTGCCCGTGTACGTGGACGTGGTCACGACCGCCGCGCGCTCCCGGCCGCGGTCGTGCTGCGCGAACTGGTACTCCTTGTTCAGCCCCTCGGTGGTCGCGTACACGTCCACCTCCTTCACGGTCCGCTCGCGCCACTCCGGTGGCACGAGCTTGAACGCGCCACCGACCACGAACACCGATTGCTCCTCGTCCTTCAGGGTCAGCCGCACATCGAGTTTCAGCTCGGTGCGGAGGATCTTCTCCAGTTGGGGGACCAGCTTGTCCAGGGGGGCGTTCCGGCGCACGACGAAGTCCCCGCTCACGGTCAGGTTCCTCTCCTCGAACAGCGGCGCGTCCTTGGATTTGGGCTCGATCACGAATTCCGGCTCGTTGCGTCCGGTCACGAGTTCGACCAGGGTGGGTACCGTCAGCAGGTTCTCGCCGCGCTGCAGTTCGGGGTGCCCCTGGAGGTACACCGCGGACCAAGACCGTTGGTAGTGCAGGGCTTTGCCGTCCTGTTCCACGAACAGCGTACAGAAGGCGCTCCACCGCGAGAACTCCCGGCGCGAGTGCTGATCGCGCTCTGTCCCCCAGGTCTTGTAGAAATGCGTGAGGAAGAAGTCCGCGCGCTCGGGTAGCAGCGGTAGGGGCACGCGCCGAACGTACTCCCCGTCCTTCAGTTCGTAAGCCTTTCGGAACGCCCCCATCCACGCCGGCTCGGGCGGTTCCTTCTTTTGCGGCACCGGTGCGGCGCGCCGGGCGGTGGCAACGACACCAGCTTTTGGGGTCGGGGGCGCGGTCGAGTCGGCCGCGAGCAGCAGGCCGCCGACCGCCGTCAGAACGGCGACCGCGCCCAGTGCGATCCACTTCGTGTTGGGGAACATTGCTTTCGTCACCTCGTTCGCGAGTTGATGGATGGCCGCTCCCGGCCCGTCGAGCGCCCGGCGCGCCGTCGCCGCGGCCAGGGGCGCGGGTACCGGCACCAATAGCCCGCCAAGCGCCAGCGGCACGCGGTGCCGGGCGAGCCGCTCCGCCAGCCGCTTGCGGGCGGCGTCCAGCCGGCTCGCCAGCGTGCCCTCGGGGATGCCGAGTTCGGCCGCCACCTCGGTCCGCGGGCGCTCCCGGATCAGGCACTGCACGACCGGCTCGCGGTACCGCTCGGGCAGCGCGGCCAGTTCCCGGTCCAACCACGCGGGCGGGTCGTCCGGGGGCGCGTCGAGCACCGGTTCCGTGCGCGACTGCGCCGCCCGCCGTTCGTGCTTCCGCAGGCGCCCGAAGGCGGTGCGGGCCTTCTTCGCCACGCGCACCGCCACCTCGTGCAGCCAGCCGCCGAGGGCCGGCCGGTGGGCGAGCGCGCCGGCCCGGTTCGCCAGCACGAGGAACACGGTCTGGAAGGCGTCGTCGGCGTCGGCGGAATTGCCGAGGAGCCGGCGGCACGCGCCGTACACGGTCGGCCCGTGGCGGTGGACCAGGGCGGCGAACGCGGCCTCGTCCCGGTTGTGGACGAACCGCGCGAGCAGGTCCCCGTCCGGTTGCGGCGGCGCGAAGTGGGCGGTCAATCGGGTGAGCGGTGCGTGCATGTCGAAAGGGAGTGCCCGGCGGGGCGGTGCGAAGTCGGGAATTCGCGGGAAAATTTCCAGCGCTCCCGCGCGCCCGTATTATCCGCGAATTCCTTGCTGTGAGAAGTGATCGACCGGAATGAGGAGCGCACAGAATCGCACACAGGGCTTCCGCCCTGTGCTACGAGCGCCGGCCCCTCCGGGGCGGAAACGCATTGAAGGTGTTGGTTCTCGGCCCTGGTTCACTCCCGACCGGTGCTACGAACGCCGGCCCCTCCGGGGCGGAAACGCATTGAAGGTGTTGGTCTTCGGTTCAGAGGGGCCGGTTCCGCGGCGGAAGATGGTTTGTGGTCTTCGCCCCGGAGGGGCCGGCGTTCGTAGCACCGGGCGGAAGCCCTGTGTGCTACTCGTCGAGAACGAGGGTCAGACGCTTCCCGTCGAGTCGAACGGTCCCTTTGACTCCGTTCAGCGTCACCCCGGGGACCGTGAGCTTAGCCAGATCGATGTGGCGATCGGCCGTTAGTTCCGCCCCGATTTGTTTGGCGAGGTCGGCCGGATCGGGCTTGCCAGTCAGTTGGACGCGTATCCGCTTGGCCTCGGCGTCGTGGAACACGGGACGGGCCGCGTCTTCGGCGAACTTGAACGCCCCGACCGTGCCACTAATCGGAATCAGCCGGTAGAGCGACTGGTGATCGGCCACTCGTAGGATGCCGAACGAGGTGTAGACGAACCCCACGGCCGGTTTGCGCACGCGGGCGTAGTCGATGACGAGTTCGCCCGCGGCCCGATCGAATGCTGCCACGGCGGCCGCGATGTGGGCCTTGCCGTCATTTTCTAGTGCCGTCTTCTGGCGGGTGAGGTCGGCGAACGGGGCCCCCGCTCGGATGCCCTTTACCTCCGCCCCGAGTTCCTCCGGCTTCACCTTGAGTTCGGCCGATAGCAGGCCGGTGAGGGTCACGGTCGGGTCGAACACCTTGTCGTGCCAGCGGGCGCCGAGTCGGTCGAGCGACGCGGCGATTGCCATGCCCGAAAAGTACAGCCGGAAGCGAACGGGGGAGGCCCCGTACAGATCGTTGTTCACCGGCACCCGGCCCGACATCATCCCCCGCATCCGCGCGCGCATCCCGGCCCGCTCCGACGACAGGTCTTTGAACCCTTGGAACCCCTGAATCAGCCACAACTTGTCGAGCGGTGCGGTCCCTTCTAAGCACTGCGTGAGGCGGTACTCGACGTACACCGCGGTCCCCTCGCTGAACTCGGTCGCGTCCTCATAGTCGATCGCCTCCTGGGACAAATTGGCCCGGCGCATGGACCGGGCCGCGAGCCACTTCTTGAGGTGCGGGACGGCAGCGTCCTTACCCTCCGCCTCCAATGCCGCGTGTAGGAATTCCGCTTCCAGCGCGAATCCGACGTTGTTCTCAACGGACAGCGACGGGTAGGCGAGCAGGGCGGTTTCGCGCGGCGCTTTACCCGGGGCGCGCTTGTGCTGATAAACGTGGAATGCTTCGTGGGCGAACAACCGAAACGCGGGGTACGGGTTCGGGACCAGCCCGCTGTCGATCTGAGCTTTTGCGTTGGCGGGATCGCCCTTCGCTGCGGCGGCGACGCTCTCGGCCCACTGGCGGCGCGCGGACAGCGTGTCGGCCACCACGAGGGTTTGGACGCCCCCGACGTCTATCGCCGTGTTCTGTCCGTCGAACGACGTGATCGTTTTACCGTCACGAATGTGGATCGGACCGAGCGCCGATTTCAGGGGACCGGTGTACCTTTTGAACCCTTCGGGCGGCTTCGGGTGGTTGATGAGTACATCCTGTCGATCCGGGAAGTAGATCAGAACGGGTGTGTCGCGTGCGTCCCAACCGGGCCAGACCGGGTTTTTCGGGCTTCCGATGACCGTCCACACCTGATCCAATTGAGAGATCAGCGCCGGATCGATCTTGATCGCCATCTCGGCCGTCGCTTCGGGCAGCTTGGCTTGAGAAGGTGGCTGTCCGAGCGCGTCCGCCGAACCGAAGGTCATCACGATTGCCATCACGGACGTCCACTGCAAGATGTAACGCGCCACAACAACTCCCCAATAGATTCGGCACGGCCAGCGCACCAAGGCCGAACATGTCTGCAACTAAAACTTGAGAGCGGGGGGCACTCAATCATGCGGTTCTGAACAGAGTGCTGCCGGGAGCACCGCCACGCGGCGCTTTACCAACGTAGCGATCCTTTAGAGGCACGTTGGGAACGCACCCCGCGACAAACCGGGAATCCGTTCCTCGCCACCGTGTCATAGATTGCCAACAAACGGGCCGGCGCTCGGATAAATCTGGGGCGTGGACATGGTGTTGGGGAAGGAAGGGGCGCACAGGGCTCCCGCCCTGTGCTACGGACGCCGGCCCCTCCGGGGCGGAAAGACATTGAAGGTGTTGGTCTTCGTCTGAAGGAACCGCCCCCGAAGCGGTTGATGGCTCTGGTTTTCGCCCCGGAGGGGCCGACTAACGTAGCAC
The Gemmata palustris DNA segment above includes these coding regions:
- a CDS encoding DUF4274 domain-containing protein, producing the protein MGRKSMPPADHHDWVVQYNWDDGLAPIWVIADSPATEVATALLIYWRLGGPWLATSVASGGNAEAKRLQDVVRDRLLTGFYLVGRAEFDPKTELSRTQIHQLRKAGLPELLLGPAQGDSD
- a CDS encoding transposase — protein: MRRGYSTITPAVVHALTRRTLERALGWTDYKRSVTRTQLLDLVLLIAGTTRTLFAVVTRYFGFSHETARQAMHANRGSRDQLTARLVDALHQVAGFTRRDRRRRWTCAIDVHYVPFYGDRSTPGIIGGPKKAGTSFFHAYATGVLIHKHRRYTVGLMSVTKGTKPHQQVQTLLDQVAARGLTVRGVVLDAGFDSGETLLLLQERNLSYTVPMRKKGTGTNRRNASYTQPHGTITTMEWVTEKSRKAVSTRVLVWQRKGESHARVYAFRGWGDATAVSEANRARLGRRRYRERFGIETSYRQKNQARGWTTSTNPEYRLLLEGVALLLRQVWVYLTLRIARARGLAPTAWVAQFPLAEMLDWLTQRIRSRYPRTRCITLPHNTLTTNATP
- a CDS encoding AAA family ATPase — translated: MADDRFTDYLNKFSADRVAMLDQLRQVVVGQGEVIEQVLAAIFTRGHCLLVGVPGLAKTLMVSSIAQILSIAFKRVQFTPDLMPSDITGTTVLDETAEGKREFRFVRGPIFANIVLADEINRTPPKTQAALLEAMQERQVTAGQETMKLPEPFFVIATQNPIEQEGTYPLPEAQLDRFMFNVKVDYPTLEDERQIVLMSTRGEKPELTKVLTAERIVAWQKLVKKVEVPPFVNEFIVKLVRATRPKDPSAPDLIKRLVDWGAGPRAGIFLAQAGQAFAAMDGRPSVAIDDIKKAAIPVLRHRVSANFQAQAEGRNSDDIVTELLKIVSEPEPKKYVEKKR
- a CDS encoding LamG domain-containing protein, whose amino-acid sequence is MRHVSRLGLALVAAGSVLAPGRADEPAVRKAVTFYASFDEAVKGDAGAGALDAGTRFPHPTEKGQFVFEKGIDATVLKVAKGKGVAGGALEATGPPAKNGWLYFPAKGNLAYKKDGWSGSLSLWCNTDPNRLIKAQFCDPVQITQKGYDNGALWFDFNDAKPRALRYGAFPARAAGQKAVPESDPKVPMVRAGVVDWKEGAWHHVVLTFQNLDTGKPDAVTTLYIDGKRIGEVKGQALAMGWDIEKAGVYLALGYIGLLDEFALFDRALTAEEVALLHKKPDLLAPLKKK
- a CDS encoding RNA polymerase sigma factor; this translates as MHAPLTRLTAHFAPPQPDGDLLARFVHNRDEAAFAALVHRHGPTVYGACRRLLGNSADADDAFQTVFLVLANRAGALAHRPALGGWLHEVAVRVAKKARTAFGRLRKHERRAAQSRTEPVLDAPPDDPPAWLDRELAALPERYREPVVQCLIRERPRTEVAAELGIPEGTLASRLDAARKRLAERLARHRVPLALGGLLVPVPAPLAAATARRALDGPGAAIHQLANEVTKAMFPNTKWIALGAVAVLTAVGGLLLAADSTAPPTPKAGVVATARRAAPVPQKKEPPEPAWMGAFRKAYELKDGEYVRRVPLPLLPERADFFLTHFYKTWGTERDQHSRREFSRWSAFCTLFVEQDGKALHYQRSWSAVYLQGHPELQRGENLLTVPTLVELVTGRNEPEFVIEPKSKDAPLFEERNLTVSGDFVVRRNAPLDKLVPQLEKILRTELKLDVRLTLKDEEQSVFVVGGAFKLVPPEWRERTVKEVDVYATTEGLNKEYQFAQHDRGRERAAVVTTSTYTGTPTEFARFIGYRLGTRMVWDTDLPAEPKFSWHNHTVRNPNKEAEAADRDPEKILPIVTAQTGLTFKKEKRKVQVLYLSAPEQK